One region of Phragmites australis chromosome 18, lpPhrAust1.1, whole genome shotgun sequence genomic DNA includes:
- the LOC133899256 gene encoding putative NAC domain-containing protein 94, which yields MEERNDVNMDRSDEILMPGFRFHPTDEELVSFYLKRKIQQKPISIELIRQLDIYKYDPWDLPKLASTGEKEWYFYCPRDRKYRNSVRPNRVTAAGFWKATGTDRPIYSSESTKCIGLKKSLVFYKGRAARGMKTDWMMHEFRLPSLTDPSLPKQPIDKTIPLNDSWTICRIFKKTSSMAQRALSHTWGPPLPGTTEAEMFSVLQSVQASEFALESSSCSLQVAPPSSQFTNRHGLQAQQQQQLKVNNPSLEGSSCKLINFNCSPSLEPQNCPIIFPFEAQTSQKTAGASPLFFNTQPDHQLSRFVVDSSADVNGGISGRSQDSSTRKTSNGFSMNSSDWEAVGRINFPFDLGADSSDEWRCNMPWESFLSPAAVQTELPH from the exons ATGGAGGAGAGAAATGATGTCAATATGGACAGGTCAGATGAGATCCTCATGCCCGGGTTCCGGTTTCATCCGACAGACGAAGAACTGGTCAGTTTCTACCTCAAGAGGAAGATCCAGCAAAAGCCTATCTCCATTGAGCTCATCAGACAGCTGGACATCTACAAGTATGATCCATGGGATCTCCCAA AGCTTGCAAGCACCGGTGAGAAAGAGTGGTACTTCTACTGCCCAAGGGACCGAAAATACCGCAACAGCGTAAGACCGAACAGAGTCACAGCAGCTGGATTCTGGAAGGCCACAGGGACAGACAGGCCAATCTACTCCTCTGAGAGCACCAAGTGCATAGGCCTGAAGAAGTCCCTTGTGTTCTACAAGGGGAGAGCAGCAAGAGGGATGAAAACTGACTGGATGATGCATGAGTTCAGGCTCCCTTCGCTCACCGATCCCTCACTTCCCAAGCAGCCGATCGACAAGACTATTCCACTCAAT GACTCCTGGACAATCTGTAGAATCTTCAAGAAGACCAGTTCCATGGCGCAGCGGGCACTGTCGCACACTTGGGGACCTCCACTGCCTGGCACAACCGAGGCAGAGATGTTCTCTGTCTTGCAATCAGTGCAAGCTTCAGAGTTTGCCTTGGAGAGCTCATCTTGCTCATTGCAAGTTGCACCACCTTCAAGTCAGTTCACCAACAGACATGGCTTGCAagctcagcagcagcagcagctgaagGTGAACAACCCATCTCTAGAGGGTTCTTCATGCAAGCTCATAAACTTCAACTGCAGCCCGTCTCTGGAACCTCAGAACTGCCCAATCATCTTCCCTTTCGAGGCGCAAACATCACAGAAGACCGCAGGCGCTTCGCCGCTTTTCTTCAACACGCAGCCTGATCATCAGCTCAGTAGGTTTGTAGTTGATTCTTCTGCAGATGTCAATGGAGGCATCAGTGGCAGGAGTCAGGATTCATCCACAAGGAAGACTAGCAATGGCTTCAGCATGAACAGCAGTGACTGGGAAGCTGTGGGGAGGATCAACTTCCCTTTTGATCTCGGTGCAGATTCTTCGGATGAGTGGAGGTGCAACATGCCTTGGGAGTCCTTCCTGAGCCCAGCAGCTGTCCAGACTGAGCTGCCACACTAG
- the LOC133899257 gene encoding large ribosomal subunit protein eL34, with protein sequence MVQRLTYRKRHSYATKSNQTRVVKTPGGRLVYQYTKKRASGPKCPVTGKKIQGIPHLRPAEYKRSRLSRNRRTVNRPYGGVLSGTAVRERIIRAFLVEEQKIVKKVLKIQKTKEKTATK encoded by the exons atggTGCAGCGCCTTACCTACCGGAAGCGTCACAGCTACGCGACCAAGTCCAACCAGACCCGGGTCGTCAAGACCCCAG GTGGGAGGCTCGTTTACCAGTACACCAAGAAGAGGGCGAGCGGGCCCAAGTGCCCCGTCACCGGGAAGAAGATCCAGGGG ATTCCCCACTTGAGGCCTGCTGAGTACAAGAGGTCCAGGTTGTCTAGGAACCGCAGGACTGTGAACCGTCCTTATGGTGGAGTGCTCTCTGGAACTGCAGTCAGGGAGAG GATCATCCGTGCTTTCCTGGTTGAAGAGCAGAAGATTGTCAAGAAGGTCCTGAAAATACAGAAAACCAAGGAGAAGACAGCCACAAAGTAG